ATCTCGTTGCGCGATTTGCCATACTGCGCCGGTTAGTCACGAAGGACAGTACAGTGTAAGGAAGCTAACCCACCATGAGTATCGACCGGAACGGACTCTCCCCAGCCCAGTCCCATCAAAGCCACACAGTCTGCAACCTTTGGCCCAACCCCCTGTAACTCAAGCAATTTCTCATGCGCCTCCCGGTACCCACGTCTTCCCTCAGGTGGCATTTCCCCATCCTCAGTAGGAGCAGCGTCCGCCAAGCCAAAGGCAGGAGCCTCGGGATTTCGCAACGAATTTAACCACCCTTTCTCTCGTTCCTTCGCAACAATAACAGCTGTTTTGTAGATATACTTTGCGCGGTAGCCAaatcccaaactcctcaGCTTGGCCTCAacttccccctcctccgctAAGCGCTCGGGTGGCGGAAAGTCATGATACGCACGACCATCAATGTCGGCGACATGCACACCGTAATTCAAACATAGTTTCTCAACCATTTGTCCGATGCGTGCAATGTTGTTGTTACTGCTGCAGATGAACGAGATGAGGGCTTCCCAGGCGtcctggcggaggatgcggatgccTGTGAAGTGGGAAGCTTTCTTGCGAAAGTTCGGGTCTGACGAGGACCATTGGGCGTATAAAGTTGTTAGGTTTGAGTTCAGGTTGAAGTAATGCTTTATTATAGCCAGGGTTGTGTCTTCGGAGTCGGTACCGCTTGTTGCGGCCGAGGGAGCAGTGGAATTGACGTAGGTTCTGTAGTGGAGATGAGTTGGGTCTTGTTTTAGGGATACAAGACGGCCGTAAAGCACACAGCGCCATTCGTCACGATCTGGGACTTTGTGCCATCTAGGAGAGTTAATAGTTGGAATAGACATGAGCTGGATAGGGAGAAGATATCTACGTACCGAAATGACTGCCCACATCGTAGAGTCGTGTTAATGCATAATTCACTGATATTAAGAGGCAGTTTGCGCCACTCTGAAAAGGCACCGATTGTCATGTTTGATTTGATATATCTGTGAATTGAATGGAATAGTTATTGCTTGCTCCTATTAATGTAGGGGAAATGTTGTTAATTCTGCCGAGGTTATTTCCAATAAAGGAGGCGGTCAGCTCGCCGCATGAAACACGCTAGCCATATAAAGATTAGTGTTCTGGCGCTCTCGCCGATCGCCATGTCTGAGAGTTTTCGCCCAGCGCAGCTCTTGTCTGGACATCGCTCGCTGTCTTCACGACCAGCGTTTTCTGCAAATTCTCACTATTGTTGACGCTGGACTCAGTATTTTCAGCTTTTCTGGACCTATTGGTACGGAAATCCACTGCAACTTACTTGAATCGCCACTCGAAATCCGGCAGAGATTGAGAAAGGAGCTCTAATAAAAGTGAAATCGCGCTGTATTCAAGATGAACGGCGACACTTATTCGTCCCGAGGTGCGTTAATATCAAGCTGAATTGATATTTTTGGCTTGTTTTGATGGAACTAATCGTGCGCAGGTGGCGATTCTGGTCGCTCTAGGGACTACTACGTGAGTATTAATCCTCGATTTAATTAAGCTCCATTAACATTAGACACAGCGCGACGAGAGACGCGAGCGTGGAGACAGAGGAGACAGAGCAGACAGAGGAGAGAGGCGACGGTCTAGATCCCCACACTACGGTCCCAGAAGTTCTCGACGCGAAACCGAAGCCGATTCATATTCTTCCAGCCGTGACTATCGCGCCAGGGAACGAGAGGATCGCTACTCGAGTCGCAGGGACGATCGGGATTTTGATCGCGAGCGGGGTGATCGCGGTGACCGCGGTGACCGAGGCGATCGCCGACGCAGAGACTACGATGAGAGGCCATCTCGTCGTGAGAGAGATCGAGATTTGTTCGATGAGCGACCCAGACGCGAGGGGAGAGATCGCGGTGGTGACCGGGAGCGTGGAGGTGAAAGAAGAGACCGGAAGAGGAGTCCATCACCTTCGCGCAAGAGAGAGCCGACACCCGACTTGACTGATGTGCAGTCAGTGTTGACTCGGAAGCGGCGCCTGACACAATGGGATATCAAACCTCCTGGCTACGAGAATGTCACTGCAGAACAAGCCAAGCTTTCAGGTAAGCGTTACAACAGCCCCCCTCCGTTTGGTAGTATATAGCTAACAAATCAGGCATGTTCCCTCTTCCCGGAGCTCCTCGACAGCAGCCGATGGATCCCAGCCGCCTTCAGGCTTTCATTAACCAGCCTGATGGTGGCTCTGCGGAAAGCTCAACTCTCAAGCCGTCCAACTCTCGGCAGTCAAAGCGCCTGTTCGTATACAACCTGCCACCGAGCGCAAACTCAGAAAGCCTGGTTTCGTTTTTCAACCTTCAACTCAACGGCCTCAATGTTGTTCAAGGAGTCGACCCTTGTATTTCGGCGCAGGTCTCGGATGACCGCACTTACGCTCTCCTGGAGTTCAAGTCGCCTAACGATACTACTGTCGCACTTGCATTTGATGGAATAGCAATGGAGGAGCACGCTGGCAATGGCGCAGAAAACGGCGCATCCCAGGGACTAGAAGTGCGAAGACCTAAGGACTATATTGTTCCCAACCTTGCCGAGCAGGAACTTGAGGGAGAGAACGCCATGAAGGATGTTCCCGACTCACCCGACAAGATCTGTGTCTCCAACATCCCTCAATATATCCCAGAAGAGCCTGTTACAATGCTCCTCAAATCTTTTGGCGAGCTCAAGTCTTTTGTTCTTGTCAAGGACGCCTCAACAGAGGAGTCTCGGGTGAGTACCTTGAAAACGAATAACAGTCTCACAACTAATAACTAATAGGGAATTGCTTTCTGCGAATATGCTGACCCTGCAACTACCACCATCGCCGTCCAGGGTCTCAATGGCATGGAACTGGGAGACCGACACCTCAAGGTTGTCCGCGCCAGTATCGGAATGACACAAGCTGCTGGGTTAGATATGGGAGTCAATGCGATGTCGATGTTCGCCAAAACCACGTCTCAGGATCTGGAGAGCAGCCGAGTGTTGCAGCTTCTAAACATGGTGACGCCAGAGGAACTTATGGACGGTGAGGATTATGAAGGTAGGCTTTCCTTACTGGATTTCAAGAGGAGATATTCTAACCAATTGTGATAGAAATCTGTGACGATGTGCGTGAGGAGTGTGGCAAGTTTGGCCAAGTTGTTGAGTTGAAGATTCCGCGCCCGACAGGCGGCAGCCGACAGTCTCCAGGTGTGGGCAAGATTTTTGTCAAGTTCGACACCATTGAATCGACAACGGCGGCACTGAAGTCGCTTGCGGGTAGGAAGTTTTCCGACCGAACCGTCGTTACGACATACTTTTCTGAGGTGGGTTTCAGTCTGTCCATGTGCATTTCTCAGTGTCCTAACATGTTATAGGAAAACTTCGACGTCAATGCCTGGTAGTAGGTCTAGTCGCGCTGCATTCTTGTTCTATTCCACGATGTTTTACCTGATATTCCCGGGAGAATAACAGAGGGTCCGGTTTATCCCTGGGTTAATGATGTACCATAGCGAAATCAATGCACAAAATGTCGAAATCATCTCTGGAAGTCTCGAGCTGTCAATCGCAATGGTCTCGAATGCAGGGAACTCTAGCTTGCATTGGCATAACCTTGACCTAAGGCGCCCAATGCTACCTAACTACGTAGTCATTCCAGAATACCATAGTCGATCCCAAGCCCCAACTGCTCCCGGTCTTGTCGACCAGTGGAGTCGTGAGGTTTTTCTAGGCCGTCACATGAAAGTCTGAAGATCCCAGtgtctctcctctcctcattTGAACTCCATTCCCGTTAAGACGCCCCATCTGTCAGTGTCAAAAATCCCAACGGCCGAGGCAAGAACCACAGCAACCTAATCATAGGCTCCAAAGTGTCGACCGGGATGTGGACATCCCAAAAATTTGCTCCTTTTGACAGAAAATTGGACGCTGAACCATAGttcctctcccttccccctctcccttcccCCACGGGGTGCTCGGTAGATTGAACCATCTTCGATCCAGATGAATGCGATCGTCGACACTGGGAATTGACACTGAACATGTTCGGACAGGATTTCGCAGGATTGACTTTTTGATTGACAGTCCGGCGCTATACGGGTTTCCTGTCGAACTACGTACTGAAAGTACTACCCCATTTAATACAGTAATACCGATACTGATACAGGCTAAGCAGCATAGGTACCAACCATCATTAGGAGGGCCCAGGGGTCTTCCTCCCCTGTCAAtgacattattattattccccATTGACATTAGCAACACACTCGTATCTACCTTCCTGCCTTGCACCGTAAAAAATTGAACGATCACTAACTATCGAGCTCCGGTGGAGAGGCTTTGTTCCTTCCACAATCCACATCGGTGCGCTCCTTGCACTATTGGAACTAAAGTCTGACAGCTTACGCAGTAGCTACGCTTAAAACTGATAGTGAAGTGACACTATCTGCACTACAGAACACTACAGAACACTACCGACACTAAGCTACCACGGCCCCTCTCAGTCCCAGGCACTCGGTACTTTTATCTCCAACCGAACCGACACTACCACTGACGGACAAATTCCCAAGAACAGATGGCTGATGCGCTTGGAGTAACTCCAGTGTCTGTGTAACGGCCGAAATACTCCGGTGGGGCGTGTCTCTGCTACGGTGACCGATGAAGCGAGGATGCTTTTCATCGATGGGATGGGGAATGAGGACAAAGAATCGGTTTGCTTGGACTTGGCTTGACAGTTGACAATAATGAC
This genomic interval from Aspergillus puulaauensis MK2 DNA, chromosome 7, nearly complete sequence contains the following:
- the OGG1 gene encoding 8-oxoguanine glycosylase OGG1 (BUSCO:EOG092628HC;~COG:L;~EggNog:ENOG410PIA2;~InterPro:IPR003265,IPR012904,IPR023170,IPR011257;~PFAM:PF07934,PF00730;~go_function: GO:0003684 - damaged DNA binding [Evidence IEA];~go_function: GO:0003824 - catalytic activity [Evidence IEA];~go_function: GO:0008534 - oxidized purine nucleobase lesion DNA N-glycosylase activity [Evidence IEA];~go_process: GO:0006281 - DNA repair [Evidence IEA];~go_process: GO:0006284 - base-excision repair [Evidence IEA];~go_process: GO:0006289 - nucleotide-excision repair [Evidence IEA]); translated protein: MTIGAFSEWRKLPLNISELCINTTLRCGQSFRWHKVPDRDEWRCVLYGRLVSLKQDPTHLHYRTYVNSTAPSAATSGTDSEDTTLAIIKHYFNLNSNLTTLYAQWSSSDPNFRKKASHFTGIRILRQDAWEALISFICSSNNNIARIGQMVEKLCLNYGVHVADIDGRAYHDFPPPERLAEEGEVEAKLRSLGFGYRAKYIYKTAVIVAKEREKGWLNSLRNPEAPAFGLADAAPTEDGEMPPEGRRGYREAHEKLLELQGVGPKVADCVALMGLGWGESVPVDTHVWQIAQRDYKFGKGSHKSLTKATYDAVANHFRKLWGKEAGWAHSVLFTADLRTFSDRLVASTKQEKVDVKVKEEEENGTKITATTTVTNVALKRDADEDKIKLEPDDKRIKVAPEPATSTRRTSRRLRR
- a CDS encoding splicing factor u2af large subunit (COG:A;~EggNog:ENOG410PJ8F;~InterPro:IPR000504,IPR012677,IPR006529,IPR035979;~PFAM:PF00076;~go_component: GO:0005634 - nucleus [Evidence IEA];~go_function: GO:0003676 - nucleic acid binding [Evidence IEA];~go_function: GO:0003723 - RNA binding [Evidence IEA];~go_process: GO:0006397 - mRNA processing [Evidence IEA]), encoding MNGDTYSSRGGDSGRSRDYYRDERRERGDRGDRADRGERRRSRSPHYGPRSSRRETEADSYSSSRDYRAREREDRYSSRRDDRDFDRERGDRGDRGDRGDRRRRDYDERPSRRERDRDLFDERPRREGRDRGGDRERGGERRDRKRSPSPSRKREPTPDLTDVQSVLTRKRRLTQWDIKPPGYENVTAEQAKLSGMFPLPGAPRQQPMDPSRLQAFINQPDGGSAESSTLKPSNSRQSKRLFVYNLPPSANSESLVSFFNLQLNGLNVVQGVDPCISAQVSDDRTYALLEFKSPNDTTVALAFDGIAMEEHAGNGAENGASQGLEVRRPKDYIVPNLAEQELEGENAMKDVPDSPDKICVSNIPQYIPEEPVTMLLKSFGELKSFVLVKDASTEESRGIAFCEYADPATTTIAVQGLNGMELGDRHLKVVRASIGMTQAAGLDMGVNAMSMFAKTTSQDLESSRVLQLLNMVTPEELMDGEDYEEICDDVREECGKFGQVVELKIPRPTGGSRQSPGVGKIFVKFDTIESTTAALKSLAGRKFSDRTVVTTYFSEENFDVNAW